Genomic DNA from Gorilla gorilla gorilla isolate KB3781 chromosome 13, NHGRI_mGorGor1-v2.1_pri, whole genome shotgun sequence:
AACTTTTGTCACATCATAATCCCTTCCCTGTTTGTGCTGTTAGGCAAGAGGCTCTGAGCTGGGCCTATAGGAAATTCACCGCCAAACCTTGAGATGCACAGTGACCCTGCCAGTCCCTTTGGTAATGCCAAAATGCTGACGTTACTTGCTCTTCCCACTGGCCCCCAGTGGGCATCTTGCCATCACCACCATTCCTAGTCTCTTCCTTAGTGTAGTGTCATGAACATGGGCTTAGAGGAGTCAATGAGTTTGGATTCTGGTTCCATCACCTACTAGCAGTATGACCTTAGGAAGTTAGTCTAATGATCCCTAagccttagttttcttatttagagatggagtctcactccgtcacctaggctggagtgcagtggtacagtctcggctcactgccacctccatctcctgggttcaagtgattctcctgcctcagcctcccaagtagctggggctacaggcacacaccatcgtgtctggctaatttttgtatttttagtagagacgagtttttgccatgttggccaggctagtcttgaactgagctcaagtgatccgcccgcctcggcctcccaaagtgctgggattgggaaaggtgtgagccactgtgcctggccataataCCTGTTTGAATTAGGCACCTAGCACAAAATAGGCATTCGAGCCTtagtatatttttttattatctacGATGGTTGTTACTCCAGCTTTCAGGAGAATGAAAAGTAACACTCTTCTTGATAAGGTTAATAggttagtatttttcttttgttgttgttgtttttgtttttgagacggagttttgcccttgttgcccagactcgagtgcaatggtgcaatctcagctcactgcaacctctgcctcctgggttcaagcacctccacctcagcctcccgagtagctaggattgcaggcatgtgccaccacgcctggctaattttgtatttttagtagagacagggtttctccatgttggtcaggctggtctcaaactctggacctcaggttatccgcccacctcggcctcccaaagtgctgggattacaggcatgagccaccatgcccggcccttctttttttttttttaattttatagagtcagggtttccctgtgttgcccaggctggtctaactcctggactcaagcagtcctcctgcctcagcctcccgaagtgctgggattacaggcatgagccaccacacctgtccctcTCCCACTCGTATTACTCAGACTTAAACTACCCCAAAAAGGCTAAAGTCCTGCTAAGAGTCTCCGTAGAACTGATGATTCAAGAGGCTCTTATGATCACAGCTGGTGATTCCCTGTGTTGAATTAgtgaaaacaggccaggcacagtaatctcagcactttgagaggactgCTTCATGTCAGGAGCTCgagcccagcttgggcaacacagatgcctgtctctacataaaacaataaaaatttaaaaaaaaattttttttttaatgcccaaAACAATAGGGCATGATTCAAAATTATCCTCTGAGCTGCCTCTCTGGTTCTTTCTGGGAAAAACGCTTAGGCAAgttgagaaaggaaggaaagttgGAATAATGGCAAAACTGTTAGAAGCATTCCTCTTACTTTCCTCCATTGCCTGTCCTCCCAACATTATACCCAAACTAGTTACAAAGCCATTCTGTAAAGAGATCTGGTACCTACAATTTCTTCAGATTTACACAATATCACTAGAATTTAATTTCTACAAGGGCAGGGATCTTTGTTGAgtggcacatagtagacactcaataaatacttgttgaataaatgggtTAAGTGAAAGTGGCAGGGATCAACTAGAGTGTCCTGTGCTTAGGGTCTTTTAATAAAGATGGAAAGAATGATGTTAATCTTGTAGCAATTATCTTTTAAAGTCTGGGAATTAACAGTACTGTTATACTTCATTAAGGATGCCTCAcgtttttccaaaaatatatttatttttaaaaacaaaaaatcagatcAGTTTTATAGAGTCAAATTTTCCAGAGACAAATCAGAGTTTGGATTCCAGCTTAGAGTGCAAGTGAAGCATCAGTAATCTCATGCAGAAGATTTGTCTCCGCAGGAGGTACATTCTGCTTGACTGCAAGCACTCAATTCTCTAAATCTGGTTTGTACTTCTGccatcattttattccattccagtgcTCTGGCATGCAAGATAATCCATCTCTAAAATTCAAGACTTCCAAATTGAGATGAACGATTATTGGGCTTGGGTTGGGGTTTATAACCAATCCGATCATTGATCATTTGTTCCCGGCTCTTGGGATCACTGCTAAGCCCAATGGCTCCTTCTCCATCACTGCCTCCTACAACTTCCACATCTTCCTTCTGTTTCTTACGGGTCTGAAAGTATAAAAGTTTTAGGATTAAGGCAACATTCTTTCAATTACCAAATGTTTATTTAGAACACCTACCATGTACTAGGCATGGGCTAAATGATAGAGTTAGGGTGTAAAGAACAATAAACTGAAATCCTAGGTTTGGAGTACTTAGGGGCACAATGAGGATATGGTGTTAAAAGTTGTAACccctgatcacttgaggtcaggagttcaagactagcctggcaaacatggtgaaaccctatctctacttaaaaatacaaaaatttggcggggcacggtggctcacatctgtaatcccagccctttgggaggccgaggcgagcggatcacgaggtcaggagatcgagaccatcatagccaacatggtgaaactccatctctactaaaaatacaaaaattagctgggcgtggtggcgcatgcctgtaatcccggctactcaggaggctgaggcaggagaatcgcttgaaccaggaagtcggaggttgcagagagccgagatggcgccactgcactccagcctggcgacagagtgagactctgtcttaaaaaaaacaaaagatgtaaCCCCTACCCTCCAGGATGTCACAGTCTAATAGGGAAACAGGCAAACTGACGATTATAGGGTGATCAGGGCTATGACCTATGACAGAGAGAAGTCTACACTGCCAAAGAGATAAGAGGTAAGGAGTTGGGGTGTGGTGGTACAACAGGAAGCTACAATTGGAAAGACGTAAGAGCAGACAAGTGAGAGCAAAGggcatttcaacaaatttattatTCTAGAGaatagacagaaaaataaattgggtAAAGAAATAACCACCAAAAATCTATAGCCCGACTGATCCCATGAGATTAAAAGTAACTCAAGAAGGTTTTATGCTATCTTATCAAAAGGTCTGGGTTTTGTggcttcattttgttttcagataAAGGGTTTGGCTCCTAAGTCACATGTGACTGCAGAATCCAGAAAGTATGTCTTAGTTTGATCATTTTCAAAAAGAGACACTTATCCCATAACAGCCACTACCTGACTCTAAGGATAACAGATGATAACTTTCTCTAAGAGAGTGAAATGATGTTTTATCCAAAGTTACTTAATAGAAGAATGGCTCAGCTACTCAAATCACTGGAATTACCACCATTCTTCACCACTTGCTGCTGAACTGTGGGCATTTAAATGCCAAGCATCAGGCTGactgcaatggctcatgcctgtaaatcccagtgctttgggaggccaaggcgggaggattgcttgagcccaggagtgtgacaCTCCATCTgtctccacaattttttttttttctttagactgagtctctgtctgttgccaggctggagtgtagtggcaccatctcggctcactgcaacctccgcctcctgggttcaagcgattctcctgcctcagcctctcaagtagttgggactacaggcgcatgccagcacacctggctaatttttgtacttttagtagagacagggtttcaacatgttagctaggatggtctcaatctcttgacctcgtgatccgcctgcctcggcctcccaaagtgctgggatttacaggcatgagccaccgcacccggcccacaaaaaaatttaaaaattagccaggcatggtggcgcatgcctgtattcccagttatTCAGGGGACCTGATGtggtaggatcacctgagcctggcaggtcaaggctgcagtgagctgtgatcatgccattgtactccagccagggcgacagagcaagaccctgtctcaaaaataaaaattaaaaaaataaaataaatgccaacACTCACAAAGTATTACAGGGAATAAAATAAGGTATTGCCTTTTATGTGGCAAATGACCTTCCTGATTACTAGTAAGTGATGTTAGAAAGTTCTACCTAAATACCTTTGTGAAAACAAGTTCGAAAAGGCAAACAACTCTATCATTCTGAGAATAtccaaatggaatgaaatcactTAAAAGGCTTCCCACTTTGAGCAACTGCTGTTTCAGAAGCTAGAGTCACAGTAGTATAATCAAACTCATGTTGGTAATAAATGAAACAGGCCAGTTTTCTACTGGTTTCACTTTAGTTTAGGGTATGACTGCCCCCACTTCCTAAGTTACTCTAAAACAAGGTAAAACCCACTAGATAACTGTCTTTAGAGGAAAGACTAACTCAATAGTGAGCTGACTGTAGAGTCAAAGTTCAGCATGCTAGCATTTTATGAGATTCATTACAACTGAAGTTTAAGCCATACTTTAAAGCTCACCCTTAGTAATATATGAGTTTTTAGAAAGCAAAAATTACGATACTTAGAGAACACTAAAGTCTCTTGGGATGAAGCAGGGGGAAAGAAATCTAAGTTATTAGTCTTAATATGAAGcatatacaatacataataaaGCTGTTAGTGAATATATGCAAAATGTACTGTCCTCTGCCATATAGTACAAGATACCTGCTAGGACAGCAAATGAAAATAGACTTGCATTGAGCCCTCCTTTGGACCTGGTATTGCAGGGAACAGATGCAGAGAGAAATATACTAATCCCTGACTTCAAGGAGCTTATGGCCCAGTgagggaaaacaaaagcaaacagacAATTACAACAGAGAGTGACCATGCCTATGAGAGAGGTTAGCACAGGAGGATAAGGTTGAGCCTAACCCAGCTGGGGGCTGGAAGGAGTAAGAGTTAGCctggcaaagaaaaagaaagggcttTTCTGGCAAAGGGAACACTGTGTATAGGCATTGAGATTAAAGATAACCCAGCAGTGAAAGTGGAGAGATAAGCAAGGACCAGCTCACAAAGGAGCTCATATGCCAGGCTAGGGAATTTGGAATTTATTCTGTAGACCACTGAAGAATTTAAGTCTTATTAATGGACATCTAATACCGTGTAGCAAGGCCACAGTTAAAAATACATATGGGGCCCCTACTGTGAACTAGATGGTAAGAACTCAATGGTGACGCAAACAGACATGATTTCTGTAATCAACGTTCCTAACGTAAatgattttacaataaaaaaattgtaaattataataaatgctaTGAAAAAAATATGGTGCTTTGTGAGAGCCTACAGAGATGGAGGCAGCATGGACGGGAATGACACATGTAACTTGGATACGGTCAAAAGTGGCCTCTTAAATTGAAGAGTTGACATTTAAATGAAGACTGGAAGAAAGGGAGCACTCCAGGCAGGGGAAATAATATGTGGAAAGTCCATGGAAGTGATAAATAGTTTGGCATgttcaaggaaatgaaagagagcCAATGTGGCTAGGGTATAGAGAGCAAGGCAAAGAATGGCACGAAATGAATCTGGAGAGGCACTAGAACATACAAAATCTTATAGGCCATGGTGAAGAATTCAGATTTTGTTATAAGTGCAGGAAACTACTGAGGAGTTTTAAACGGGAATGACAGGATTTGAAAATTTTTGAAGATCATTCTTGATACTGGATGCAGAATGCACTGAAAGAGACAAAAATGGAAGTAGAAGACCAGTTAGGATGCCACTACAATTATACAGGGAAAGACGGTTACTTAGCGCAGGACTGTAACAGTGGAGATGAAAAGGTATGGGTGGATTCTAGACATATTCTGAAGGTAGAATCAAAGGGTTTACAGACAGATCGAATATAAAGCATAAGAGAAAGGGAGGAGTCAGGAATGACTGCTAGGTTTCTGGCCTGAGGAACTGAATCGATACTGAGATGGGAAACACTGGGGAAGAATGGAAGGGACGACTGGTTCAAGGGAGAAATCAAgagtttttctctcttctttttttaacatgTTAAGTGTGGTAGGCTGAAAAATGGCCCCCAAAGCTAGCAGGTCCTAATTCTGGAACCTATAAATGCCTTATATGGGAAAAGGGCCTTTGCAGGTGTTGactaaattaaggatcttgagatgggtgGACTATCCTGGGTTAGTCAGGTGGGCCCTAAACACAATCACACATATCATAAGAAGGAGGCGGAGGAAGTTTTCACAGACAGAAAAGAAGACAATATGactctggaggcagagactggagtgatagAGTCATGAGtcaaggaatgccagcagccaccagaagctagaagagccAAGGAATGGATTCTTCCCTAGATCCTCCATAGTGAATGTGGCCCTCCTGACACCTCAATTTCAGCCCAGCAATACTAATTTTTGGCCTataaaactgtgaaataataaatttctgttgtcttaagccatgaagtttgtggtactttgttacagcagccacaggagacATACATGAAGTTTGAGATGCCTGTAAAGCATCCAAACAGAGATTTCAAATAAGCTGTTGGTTTAAGAGTCTGCAGTTCAGAAGTTAAAGttattgtgtatgtatgtgtgtgtatatacatatttatgtatgacagagagtctcactgttgcccagtgtggagtacagtggagccaTCATAgcacactgtaacctcaaactcctgggctcaagcaatcctcccgcctccgcctcctgagtagctcaggcATGCGCCACCCTGCCCaacatagagacaaggtctcactatgttgcccaggctggtctcaaactcctggccagaaaatgctggcattacagatgtaagccactgtgcccacacaataattattatcttaaatattcctTAAGCTTTGAAAG
This window encodes:
- the CDC26 gene encoding anaphase-promoting complex subunit CDC26, encoding MLRRKPTRLELKLDDIEEFENIRKDLETRKKQKEDVEVVGGSDGEGAIGLSSDPKSREQMINDRIGYKPQPKPNNRSSQFGSLEF